A DNA window from Sulfitobacter sp. BSw21498 contains the following coding sequences:
- a CDS encoding SlyX family protein, protein MDKLEEQMAHLIRTVDDLSDVVARQENEIAMLTRRVHMLMQREGEREASGSEGVVIGNERPPHY, encoded by the coding sequence ATGGATAAGCTCGAAGAACAAATGGCCCATCTGATCCGCACGGTGGATGACCTGTCCGATGTCGTTGCCCGTCAGGAGAACGAGATCGCAATGCTGACGCGGCGGGTCCATATGCTGATGCAGCGCGAAGGTGAACGCGAGGCGTCAGGCTCCGAAGGCGTCGTTATCGGGAACGAACGTCCGCCGCACTACTGA
- the dnaE gene encoding DNA polymerase III subunit alpha, producing the protein MAQAPRFIHLRTHSEYSLLEGALRLKKLPDLCKSAGMPAMALTDTNNMFAALEYSVAMGGAGVQPIIGCQVDLAYVTVQPGEKPRDPAPVVLLAQSEVGYENLMKLNSCLYIDKGGALPQVTLEELEALNSGLICLTGGAGGPVGQLLQGGQRPAAEALMARLHGAFADRLYVELQRHPGEDGQPLAEQLTERGFVELAYAMGIPLVATNDVYFPKADMYEAHDALICIADGAYVDQQHERRRLTAQHYFKSQAEMVTLFADLPEAIDNTVEIAKRCAFMAYRRDPILPKFADNEIEELKRQAHEGLKNRLKVIPHATSVEDYEKRLDFELGIIEGMGFPGYFLIVADFIKWAKDNNIPVGPGRGSGAGSLVAYALTITDLDPLRYQLLFERFLNPERVSMPDFDIDFCMDRREEVIQYVQRKYGRDKVGQIITFGALLSKAAVRDIGRVLQMPYGQVDRLSKMIPVEGVKPVSIEKALADEPRLREEAKNEEVVARLLNYGQQVEGLLRNASTHAAGVVIGDRPLDALVPLYQDPRSDMPATQFNMKWVEQAGLVKFDFLGLKTLTVIQNAVDQIKSSGRHLHVAADGTELFAPPEGLIDDIATIPLDDEASYKLYASAKTVAVFQVESSGMMDALKRMKPTCIEDIVALVALYRPGPMENIPTYCEVKNGQRERESVHPSIDHILEETQGIIVYQEQVMQIAQVMAGYSLGGADLLRRAMGKKIAEEMAKERPKFEKGAMANGVDKKKASEVFDLLEKFANYGFNKSHAAAYAVVSYQTAWLKANHPVEFMAGVMNCDIHLTDKLAVYFEEVRKRLELPWVPPCVNRSDATFKVVEGALVYALGALKNVGVEAMKLITEGRKIDGVDKPFATLFDLARRVDLKRVGKRPLEMLARSGAFDQLDNNRRRVWQSLDGLVSYSAAIHEQKASNQVSLFGEAGDDLPEPRIVPCDDWEAAERLTEEFKAIGFYLSGHPLDDYMGPMKRKSATGGVPFLTLDELTAKVSIKGAMNARLAGIVAGRQERKSARGNRFAFAQLSDPTGAYEVTLFSDTLELARDHLETGSKVVVMVEATMESDQLKLLGRSVVPIDTVVEDAGNMGLRIFVEDAGAIQAVADVLAGARSSARSAGKGPVQLCLMDPTLPGEVEVDLCAEYPVTPKIKGAIRSLTGVMEVEEI; encoded by the coding sequence GTTCGCCGCGTTGGAATATTCGGTCGCTATGGGCGGTGCCGGGGTGCAGCCGATCATCGGGTGTCAGGTTGATCTGGCCTATGTGACGGTGCAGCCGGGTGAAAAGCCGCGCGATCCGGCCCCTGTGGTGTTGCTGGCCCAATCCGAGGTCGGCTATGAGAATCTGATGAAGCTGAACTCTTGTCTGTATATCGACAAGGGCGGTGCGCTGCCGCAGGTCACGCTGGAGGAGCTGGAGGCGCTGAACAGCGGGCTGATCTGTCTGACCGGCGGCGCGGGCGGGCCTGTGGGGCAGTTGTTGCAAGGCGGGCAGCGCCCTGCCGCCGAGGCGCTGATGGCGCGGTTGCACGGGGCATTTGCGGACCGGCTGTATGTCGAGTTGCAACGCCACCCCGGCGAGGACGGCCAACCGCTGGCCGAACAGCTGACCGAACGCGGCTTTGTCGAGCTGGCCTATGCTATGGGTATTCCGCTGGTCGCGACGAATGACGTCTATTTCCCCAAGGCCGATATGTACGAGGCCCATGATGCGTTGATCTGTATCGCGGACGGCGCCTATGTCGACCAGCAGCACGAACGCCGCCGGCTGACGGCGCAGCATTATTTCAAGTCGCAGGCCGAGATGGTGACGCTGTTTGCCGATCTGCCCGAAGCCATCGACAACACGGTCGAGATCGCCAAACGCTGCGCCTTTATGGCCTATCGTCGTGATCCGATCCTGCCGAAATTCGCGGATAACGAGATCGAAGAACTGAAGCGGCAGGCGCATGAGGGGCTGAAGAACCGACTTAAGGTGATCCCCCATGCCACCAGCGTCGAAGACTATGAAAAGCGGCTGGATTTTGAACTGGGCATCATCGAGGGCATGGGGTTCCCCGGCTACTTCTTGATCGTTGCGGATTTTATCAAATGGGCCAAGGACAACAATATTCCCGTCGGGCCGGGGCGGGGCTCGGGGGCGGGCAGTCTGGTGGCCTATGCGCTGACCATCACCGACCTTGATCCGCTGCGCTATCAACTGCTGTTTGAACGGTTCCTGAACCCCGAACGGGTATCGATGCCTGACTTTGACATCGACTTTTGCATGGATCGTCGTGAAGAGGTGATCCAATATGTGCAGCGCAAATACGGGCGCGACAAAGTAGGGCAGATCATCACCTTTGGTGCGCTTTTGTCCAAGGCGGCGGTGCGCGACATCGGGCGGGTGTTGCAGATGCCCTATGGGCAGGTGGATCGTCTGTCCAAGATGATTCCGGTCGAAGGCGTGAAGCCCGTCAGCATCGAAAAGGCTTTGGCGGATGAACCACGCTTGCGCGAAGAGGCCAAGAACGAAGAGGTCGTCGCGCGGCTGCTGAACTATGGCCAGCAGGTCGAGGGGCTGTTGCGCAACGCATCGACACACGCGGCGGGGGTTGTGATCGGGGACCGGCCGCTGGACGCGCTGGTGCCGCTGTATCAGGATCCGCGCTCCGACATGCCCGCGACGCAGTTCAACATGAAATGGGTCGAACAGGCCGGTTTGGTCAAGTTCGATTTCTTGGGTCTCAAGACCCTGACCGTCATCCAGAACGCGGTAGACCAGATCAAGTCTTCGGGCCGTCATTTGCATGTGGCCGCTGACGGGACAGAGCTGTTTGCGCCGCCCGAAGGCTTGATCGACGATATCGCTACGATCCCGTTGGACGACGAGGCATCCTACAAGCTTTATGCCAGCGCCAAGACGGTCGCGGTGTTCCAGGTGGAATCCAGCGGCATGATGGATGCCCTCAAACGGATGAAACCGACCTGCATCGAGGATATCGTGGCTCTTGTGGCCCTGTACCGTCCCGGCCCGATGGAGAATATCCCCACCTATTGCGAGGTCAAAAACGGCCAGCGCGAGCGGGAATCTGTGCATCCGTCGATTGACCACATCCTAGAGGAAACCCAAGGGATCATCGTTTACCAAGAACAGGTTATGCAGATCGCGCAGGTCATGGCGGGCTACAGCCTTGGCGGCGCTGACCTGTTGCGCCGTGCGATGGGTAAAAAGATCGCCGAGGAAATGGCCAAGGAACGCCCCAAGTTCGAAAAAGGCGCGATGGCCAACGGCGTCGATAAAAAGAAAGCGTCGGAAGTTTTCGACCTGTTGGAAAAATTCGCCAACTACGGTTTCAATAAATCCCACGCTGCGGCCTATGCCGTGGTCAGTTATCAGACGGCCTGGCTCAAGGCGAACCATCCTGTCGAATTCATGGCTGGTGTGATGAACTGCGATATCCACCTGACGGATAAGCTGGCTGTCTATTTCGAAGAGGTCCGCAAGCGGCTTGAACTGCCGTGGGTGCCGCCTTGCGTGAACCGCAGTGATGCGACGTTCAAAGTGGTCGAGGGCGCGTTGGTCTATGCCTTGGGGGCGTTGAAGAACGTCGGTGTCGAGGCGATGAAGCTGATCACCGAAGGCCGCAAGATTGACGGTGTCGACAAGCCCTTTGCCACATTGTTCGATCTGGCGCGGCGGGTTGATCTGAAACGGGTGGGCAAACGCCCGCTTGAAATGTTGGCGCGGTCTGGTGCGTTTGATCAGCTGGACAATAATCGCCGTCGTGTCTGGCAATCGCTGGACGGTTTGGTCAGCTACTCTGCCGCGATCCACGAACAGAAGGCCTCTAATCAGGTGTCTCTGTTTGGCGAGGCGGGCGATGATCTGCCCGAGCCGCGTATCGTGCCGTGCGATGACTGGGAGGCCGCTGAACGACTGACCGAAGAATTCAAAGCCATCGGCTTTTATCTGTCGGGCCACCCGCTGGATGACTACATGGGGCCGATGAAGCGTAAATCCGCCACCGGCGGGGTGCCGTTTCTGACGCTGGACGAGCTAACTGCAAAAGTGTCGATCAAAGGCGCGATGAACGCCCGTTTGGCCGGGATCGTCGCCGGACGGCAGGAACGTAAATCGGCGCGCGGCAATCGCTTTGCCTTTGCACAGCTGTCGGACCCGACAGGCGCGTACGAGGTGACATTATTTTCGGACACGCTGGAACTGGCGCGTGATCACCTTGAAACCGGATCAAAGGTTGTGGTCATGGTCGAGGCCACAATGGAAAGCGACCAGCTGAAACTGCTGGGCCGGTCTGTGGTGCCGATCGACACGGTGGTCGAGGATGCGGGCAATATGGGGCTGCGCATCTTTGTGGAGGACGCAGGGGCGATTCAAGCGGTCGCCGATGTCTTGGCAGGTGCGCGATCTTCGGCGCGCAGCGCGGGCAAGGGGCCGGTGCAACTCTGCCTGATGGACCCGACGTTGCCCGGCGAGGTCGAAGTAGACCTCTGTGCCGAATACCCCGTCACCCCCAAGATCAAGGGCGCAATCCGGTCATTGACCGGCGTGATGGAGGTCGAGGAAATCTGA